In a single window of the Syntrophorhabdus sp. genome:
- a CDS encoding integration host factor subunit alpha, whose product MTKIDIVTDLYEKLGFSKRECAHIVDRFFEIIKDTLATDENVKISGFGNFFVRKKKARRGRNPQTGEEIKITERKVLSFRLSQVLKDEINDSRRHE is encoded by the coding sequence ATGACGAAAATAGATATTGTAACCGATCTTTACGAAAAGCTCGGGTTTTCCAAACGGGAGTGCGCGCATATCGTCGACCGGTTCTTCGAGATCATCAAGGACACTCTCGCCACCGATGAGAACGTAAAGATTTCCGGTTTCGGCAATTTCTTCGTCAGAAAGAAAAAAGCCCGCCGCGGACGCAACCCGCAAACAGGTGAAGAGATCAAGATAACGGAGCGCAAGGTGCTGAGTTTCAGGCTGAGCCAGGTATTGAAGGACGAGATCAACGACAGCAGAAGGCACGAATGA
- a CDS encoding MerR family transcriptional regulator, with protein MNGREIPDRVFYRIKEVCTLTGLKPHVLRYWEQEFKDIKPVKSPTGQRLYKKKDLEIIFTIKKLLHEKRFTIDGAKQYLANHKRILNEIREELTELVAMLKQEEKGKK; from the coding sequence ATGAACGGCAGAGAAATACCCGACAGGGTCTTTTACCGTATCAAGGAAGTCTGCACATTAACGGGACTGAAACCTCACGTCCTTCGCTACTGGGAGCAAGAGTTCAAGGACATCAAGCCCGTCAAGAGTCCCACCGGACAGCGTCTCTACAAGAAAAAGGACCTTGAGATCATCTTCACCATCAAAAAGCTCCTTCACGAAAAACGATTCACCATTGACGGGGCAAAACAATACCTCGCAAATCACAAGAGAATACTCAACGAGATTCGCGAAGAACTTACCGAACTCGTCGCAATGCTGAAACAAGAGGAGAAAGGAAAGAAATGA